The Rubricoccus marinus nucleotide sequence TCTCGGGCAGGCTCGTCGTCGGCGCGGCCACGATGGCACCGGTGGGCTCGAACGTCAGCATCTTGAGCACGAGCGCGCTCCGGTGCACGGACTCCCGCCAGCGGCCGGTGTAGGAGCACGTCTTGAGCCAGCTCCGCCAGAAGCCCGTCGTGCTGCGGAACAGGGCGTACTCGTCCTCTCGCGAGAGCGGCTCGTCCAGGCTCTCGCCTTCCTCCAGAAGCCGGACCTCGAACGTGGCGCGGTCACCGCGCGTCATCTCTAGCTCGCGGACCGCGCCGGGGCCACAGGCGCCCTTGGTCAGCTCCATCCCGCGCTTGGTGGACAGCGCGAGGCGGATGGGGCCGCCGCCTTTGCCGCCAGAGGCGGCCTCGAACACGACGCCTTCGCCCTCGGTGTAGGTCGCGGTGTGCTCGGCGCGGCCGTAGTCGAAGGCGGGCTCGCAGTGAACGGAGACGTTTACGGTCCCGCGCAGCACTCGCACGTGGCGGATCAGCCGGTGGTAGCCCCCCTCGGGGCCTTCCAGCCCGACGGGCATGTAGTCCACGATCTCGGCCGCGCCCTCCTCGCCGGTAAAGCGCGTGACGAGCACGTTGGTGTCCGGGAGGTACACCTGCCACGTGGCGGCGTCCCCGCTTACTCGGATGTCGAAGCGACCAGCCTTTTCGGGGTCGAGGATGGCGCCGAACACGCTCGGGCTGTCAAAGTGCGGCAGGCACAGCCAGTCCACCGAGCCGTTTTTGCCGACCAGCGCGCCGGTCCGCATGTTGCCGATCAGGCCGTAGTCTTCGAGGGGGAGCGGGTCGTGCGGGGCCACAGGCGGGTCGGGAGTGAACGGGCTCCAACCTCTGGCGCGCGCGGGAGTTCGGGGAAATGCCGGGGAAGCCGTGGGGGAGGGGCCAGTGGCGAAGCGTGCGCGGGCCGCTGGCGCCAGAGGCTCAGAGCATGAGCGCGTAGTGCCAGTAGGCATCGTCGCGTTCGTAGCCGAGGCTGTCGTAGAGCGCCTGCGCGCTCGCGTTCGTGCGCTCGGTCGCCAGTTCGAGGCTGACCGCGCCGTCCTCTCGCGCGAAGTCCCGCGCGGCGTTCATCAGCGCTCGCGCCACGCCGCTCCGCCGAGCCTCTGGCGCCACGAACAGGTCGTTGAGCACCCACACGCGCCGCATCCGCACCGACGAGAAAGACGGATACAACTGCGTGAACCCCGTGGGCGGGCCACCATCGCCAGAGGCCAGCAGGATCACGGACTCGCCTCTGGCGATGCGCTCCGCGAGGAAGCGTCGCGCGCCGTCGGGGTCCGGCGCCTGGCGGTAGAACTGCCGGTAGGCATCGAAAAGCGGCGCGAGAGCGTCGAGGTGCTGCGCGGTGGCGCGGATCACGGGCATGAGCGGAGCGAGGGGAGAGACTCCAGAGGTTGGCGGCCTCTGACGCCGGAGGCTCAGCGGTCCAGCTTCGCGAGGAGCCCAGCTTCGACGCGTGGCCACTCCTCGAGAAGGATGCTGAAGTAGACGGAGTCGCGGAGGTGGCCGCTGGCGGTGACCATGTGGTGGCGCAGCGTGCCCTCCTCGGTCGCGCCGATGCGGCGCATGGCCTCTTGCGAGCGCACGTTGCGCGCGTCGGTTTTGAGCTCCACGCGGTTGCACGCCAGAGGCCCGAACGCGTGGCGCAGCATGAGCAGCTTTGCCTCGGTGTTGACGGCGGTCCGTTGCCACCGCTTGCCGATCCACGTCCACCCGATCTCGACGCGCTTGTGCTGAGGCACGATGTTGCCGAACCGCGTGCTGCCCACGACCCCGCCAGAGGCCCGGTCCACGGTCGCGAACGGCAGCATCTCGCCTCTGGCGTGACCGTCCAGCGCGGCCTGGATGTAGGCGGCCATGTCCTCGCGCGTGCGGACGGGACTCGGCGTCAGGCGCCAGAGGTCCGGGTCCAGGCCGACCGCTGCGAGGGCATCCAGGTGGCTCATCGCCAGAGGCTCCAGGCGGACGTGGGCGCCGGTAAGTGTGACGGGGGAGAGGGCGTCGGGCATGCCGGAGGATAGGCCTCTGGCGCTTCAGCCCGCCGCCTGTAGATTCGCGGCTCTGCCGGCGGGTACCGCCTCGCGTATGACGTGGGAAGCCGTTGGAGCCCTGAGCGGGCTCGTCTCATCCGTCGCGGCGGTCCTCGCGCTGATCGCCGTGTTTTACGCGCTCCGGCAGTGGCAGGAGTCGCAGCGGCAGACCGTGCTCCTGACGAACGCGAACATGGCGACGGTCTACCAGCACGTCGCGGCGATGATGCTGGAGATCAACCGCTACTTCCTGGAGCACCCCGAGTGGAAGCCCTACTTCTACGATGGGGAGGAGGTGCCCGGGCGGATGGACAAGCGAGAGCGAGAGCAGATCGAGACGCTCGCGGAGATGTTCGCCGACTTTATCGACCTGATCTCCGTGTTGGAGCAAACCACGGAGTCCCACTCCGCGACGGCGCGCCGCCACTGGGCGGAGTGGTACACCTACGTCGAGTCCGTGGTGGAGACGAGCCCCTGCCTACGCGAGTTCGTCAGCCGCCGCGAGTCGTGGTACGACCAGAAGATGCGAGTCCTCGTCTCGTCTCCAACGGCCTCCGACGACGCGCAGAGCGCCGCCGGAGGCTGAACCCGCCAGAGGCCTCTGGCGCTAGGCCTCGAGGCCCAGCGCGTCGGCCAGAAGTTGCGCCTGCTGCTTGGCGTGGACGCTCGCGCTGCCCGTCGCGGGCGAGGCGGCGGCCTTGCGGCCGGCGTACGCGATGCGGTGGTTGCAGTCGCCTCCGTTCATCTCGGCGATGATCTCGTCGAAGCGCGGCTGCACGAAGAACCAGGCGCCCATGTTCTGCGGCTCCTCCTGGAGCCACACGACCTCGGCATCCGGGTTCGCGTCCAACTCGGCGCGGACGGCCTCGTCGGGGAACGGGTACATCTGCTCCAACCGCGCGATCGCGACGCCGGAGGCGCCAGCGTCCTCCTTCGCCTTGAGGGCGTCGTAGACCACCTTGCCGGAGCAGAACACCAGGCGGCTCGCGCCGGTCTGCCCGGACGAGATCAGCGGCTGGTACTCGCCCTCGCTCAGGTCCTCCACCGACGAGACCGCAGCGGGGTTGCGCAAGAGGCTCTTCGGCGTCATGATGATGAGCGGCTTGGCGGCCTCACGCTTCATCTGGCGCCGGAGCGCGTGGAAGTAGTTGGCGGGCGTGGAGTAGTTCGCCACGATCATGTTGTCCTCCGCGCAGAGCTGCAAGAACCGCTCGGGGCGCGCCGAGGAGTGCTCAGGTCCCTGGCCCTCGTAGCCGTGCGGCAGGAGCATGGTCAACCGCGAGGTCTGGCCCCACTTCGCCTCGGCCGACGAGATGAACTGGTCGATCATGATCTGCGCGCCGTTGACGAAGTCGCCGAATTGGCCCTCCCACATCACGAGCGCCCGGGGCTCGGCGACGGTGTAGCCGTACTCGAAGCCGAGGACGGCGTACTCGCTGAGCAGCGAGTCGTACACCTGGAAGCGCGCCTGGCTGCTGCCGTCGCCAGAAGCCTCTGGCGAGATGGGCGCGATGTTGTTGAGCGGGATGTAGCGGTGCGCATCCGTCTGGTCGTAGAGGATGGCGTGGCGCTGGCTGAACGTCGCGCGGCCGGAGTCCTGACCGCTCAGGCGGACAGGCGTGCCGTCAAGCAGGAGCGTGCCAAAGGCGAGGGCCTCGGCAAAGGCCCAGTCGATCGTGCCGCTCTCGAACTGCTTCTCGCGGCGCGTGACCACCAGGCGGGCCAGCTTTTTGTGCACGTCGAAGCTCTCGGGCAGGTCCACGAGCGCGCGCATGACCTGCGTGAGCTGCTCGCGAGAGGCCGCCGTGTCGGCCTTATCCGTCGCCTCGATGTGCGTCGGCATGGGGACCTCGGCGCCGCGGCGCTGCTCGGCGAGCTCCTTGGTGGCCTCGAAGGCCTCGTCGAGCTTGGAGCGGAAGTCGTCCAGCACTTCTTCGGCATCCTCTGGCGAGATCTCGCCTTTGCGCAAGAGGCTCTCCAGGTACAGCTTGCGGACGCTCCGGTGGCCGTTGATGTCGGCGTACATGAGCGGCTGCGTGTAGCTCGGCTCGTCGCCCTCGTTGTGGCCGTACTTCCGGTAGCAGACCATGTCGATCACGACGTCCTTGTTGAACACCTGCCGGAAGTCCAGCGCGAGGCGTGCCACGCGGACGGCGGCCTCGGGGTCGTCGCCGTTGACGTGGAAGATCGGCGCCTGGATCATCCGCGCGATATCGGTCGCGTAGGCGGAGGAGCGCGCGTGCATCGGGAGCGTCGTAAACCCGATCTGGTTGTTGACCACGAGGTGGACCGTGCCGCCGGTCTTGTAGCCCTCCAACTGGCTGAGGTTCAGCGTTTCCGCGACGACGCCCTGGCCCGCGAAGGCCGCGTCGCCGTGGATGAGGAGCGGGAGCACGCGGTCCAGCAGGTGCTTCTGCGTCATCCCGGGGTTGGCCTCGGCGATGCGCTGCTGCTTGGCGCGCACCATCCCCTCCACGACAGGGTTGACGGCTTCGAGGTGGCTGGGGTTGGACGCGAGCGTGAGCTCGGTCGTGGAGCCCGAGGGGGACGTGTGCGTGCCGGTCTGGCCGAGGTGGTACTTCACGTCGCCCGAGCCGTGGACGGCGTCGGGGTTGATGGTCCCCTCGAACTCGTCGAACACCTTGTTGTAGGGCTTGCCCATGATGTTCGTGAGCACGTTCAGACGGCCGCGGTGCGCCATCCCGATCACGACCTCCTCCACGTCCTGATCGGCGGCGTCGGAGAGGACGGCGTCGATGAGGGGGATCATCGTCTCGGCGCCCTCCAGCGAGAACCGCTTGTGGCCGATGTACTTCGTGTGGATGAACTGCTCCAGCGCCTCAGCCTCATTGAGCTTGGCGAAGATGCGCTTCTTGCGCGGCGTCGCGATGGGCTCGCGGAACTGCTGCGGCTCGATCCGCTCAATGAGCCAGCGCTTCTCCTCTGGCGAGGAGAGGTGCATGAACTCGCTGCCGACGTGGTCGGTGTAGGTGTCCCAGAGGATGTCGAGGATGTCGCGGAGCGTCATCTTCTCGCGCCCGGCGAGGCCGCCGCGGACGCCCGCGAGGCCGCCGGTCAGGAACGTGCGGTCGAGGTCCCAGACCGAGAGGCCGTAGGAGCCGGGGTCCAGCTCGGTGTGGTTGCGGGGCTCGTAGCCCAGCGGGTTCGTGTCGGCGAGCAGGTGCCCCCGCACGCGGTAGGCGCGGATGAGCTCATAGACGCGCGCCTGCTTCTCGATCTTCTCCGCCTTCGCGCTGGAGCCGATCCCAGCCCGACCGATCTCCGGCGTGCTGTCCGCGTTCATCGAGAACGGCGGCGTGTGGATGCCAAGGCTCGCGAAGACGTCCTGGTAGAAGCCTCTGGCGCCCGTGAGCAGTCCCGCCATGTAGGCGAGGAACTCGCCCGACTCCGCGCCCTGGATGATGCGGTGGTCGTAGGTGGACGTGATCGTCATCGTGGGCGAGAGGCCCAGGCGCGAGAGCTGCGCGGCCTTCATGCCCGCGTAGTGCGCCGGGTAGCCGATGGCGCCGACCGCCACGATGAGGCCCTGGCCCGGCATCAGCCGCGGCACGCTCATCACGGTCCCGATGCCGCCGGGGTTGGTCAGCGTGGCCGTCGTGTGCTGGAAGTCCGCGAGCTCCAGCTTGGAGTCCCGCGCGCGCTTGACGATGTCGTTGTACTGCCCGAGGAACTCCGCGAAGGAGAGCGAGCCCGCCTTTTTGATGTTCGGGACGAGCAGCTGCCGCTTGCCGCGCTTCTCGATGTCGATGGCGAGGCCGATGGAGATGGCCTCTGGCGAGATGCGCTCGCCGCCACCGCTCTGGGTGTGGCGGAAGGCATCTCGCATGGCCGGGACGGCCTCCATCGCGCGCACCATGGCGTAGGCGATGAGGTGCGTGTAGCTCACCTTTTCCCCACCGGTCGCCATCTGGCGCCGGTTGATGAGGCGCCGGTTCTCGGCCATGAGCTTGACCGGGAGGTCCCGCACGCTTGTCGCGGTCGGGATGGTCAGGCTGGCCTCCATGTTCTCGACGATGCGCGCGGCGACGCCGCGGAGCGGGCTCGTCTCGGCGCCTTCGGGAACGGCGATCTCGGGCCGCACCGGGCCGCCAGAGGCCGCAGGGGCGGAGGGCTTGGCCTCTGGCGCCTTCGGCGGCGCGGGCGCCGGAGCCTTCGGGGGCGCGCCGTCGCCAGAGGCGGATGCGGCGGCAGGCGTCGCCTCTGGGGCGGCGCCGTTGCCGGACGCAGGCGCGCTGGGCGCGGCCTCGCCAGAGGCGCTGCGGACCACCATCGCGCCGGGGTCGAAGTCGGCGAAGAACTCGCGCCAGGAGGCGCTCACGGAGTCCGGGTTCTGGAGGTACTGCGCGTAGAGGTCTTCGACGTAGCCGCTGTTGTATCCGAGGGGGTCCACAGTGGGGGCGCGCGGGGCGCGGGAGGTGCCAGAAATGCGTGGGACAAAAGTACGCGCGGCCATTCCACCCGATCCCGGAAGGTTCGGTGGGGGATTGAGAGGGAGCCTCTGGCGTGTTCGAATGGGCGCCCGCACGCGCCCAGACGCAAGAGGCCCGGCAGCTACGTCGCCGCGAGGGCGCTATGCCGGTGCAGATCGCTGTCGCCGCGACGGATGCCGCCGCGCCACGGTGACCTTCAGGGCTTAGGCCGCGAGCGCCCAGCCGCCGCCGCGCTTCTGGCGGCGGACGTACGTGAGAAAGCCCGCGAGCGTAGCGGGCAGCTCACCGATGGTCCCCGC carries:
- a CDS encoding multifunctional oxoglutarate decarboxylase/oxoglutarate dehydrogenase thiamine pyrophosphate-binding subunit/dihydrolipoyllysine-residue succinyltransferase subunit is translated as MDPLGYNSGYVEDLYAQYLQNPDSVSASWREFFADFDPGAMVVRSASGEAAPSAPASGNGAAPEATPAAASASGDGAPPKAPAPAPPKAPEAKPSAPAASGGPVRPEIAVPEGAETSPLRGVAARIVENMEASLTIPTATSVRDLPVKLMAENRRLINRRQMATGGEKVSYTHLIAYAMVRAMEAVPAMRDAFRHTQSGGGERISPEAISIGLAIDIEKRGKRQLLVPNIKKAGSLSFAEFLGQYNDIVKRARDSKLELADFQHTTATLTNPGGIGTVMSVPRLMPGQGLIVAVGAIGYPAHYAGMKAAQLSRLGLSPTMTITSTYDHRIIQGAESGEFLAYMAGLLTGARGFYQDVFASLGIHTPPFSMNADSTPEIGRAGIGSSAKAEKIEKQARVYELIRAYRVRGHLLADTNPLGYEPRNHTELDPGSYGLSVWDLDRTFLTGGLAGVRGGLAGREKMTLRDILDILWDTYTDHVGSEFMHLSSPEEKRWLIERIEPQQFREPIATPRKKRIFAKLNEAEALEQFIHTKYIGHKRFSLEGAETMIPLIDAVLSDAADQDVEEVVIGMAHRGRLNVLTNIMGKPYNKVFDEFEGTINPDAVHGSGDVKYHLGQTGTHTSPSGSTTELTLASNPSHLEAVNPVVEGMVRAKQQRIAEANPGMTQKHLLDRVLPLLIHGDAAFAGQGVVAETLNLSQLEGYKTGGTVHLVVNNQIGFTTLPMHARSSAYATDIARMIQAPIFHVNGDDPEAAVRVARLALDFRQVFNKDVVIDMVCYRKYGHNEGDEPSYTQPLMYADINGHRSVRKLYLESLLRKGEISPEDAEEVLDDFRSKLDEAFEATKELAEQRRGAEVPMPTHIEATDKADTAASREQLTQVMRALVDLPESFDVHKKLARLVVTRREKQFESGTIDWAFAEALAFGTLLLDGTPVRLSGQDSGRATFSQRHAILYDQTDAHRYIPLNNIAPISPEASGDGSSQARFQVYDSLLSEYAVLGFEYGYTVAEPRALVMWEGQFGDFVNGAQIMIDQFISSAEAKWGQTSRLTMLLPHGYEGQGPEHSSARPERFLQLCAEDNMIVANYSTPANYFHALRRQMKREAAKPLIIMTPKSLLRNPAAVSSVEDLSEGEYQPLISSGQTGASRLVFCSGKVVYDALKAKEDAGASGVAIARLEQMYPFPDEAVRAELDANPDAEVVWLQEEPQNMGAWFFVQPRFDEIIAEMNGGDCNHRIAYAGRKAAASPATGSASVHAKQQAQLLADALGLEA
- a CDS encoding GNAT family N-acetyltransferase produces the protein MPDALSPVTLTGAHVRLEPLAMSHLDALAAVGLDPDLWRLTPSPVRTREDMAAYIQAALDGHARGEMLPFATVDRASGGVVGSTRFGNIVPQHKRVEIGWTWIGKRWQRTAVNTEAKLLMLRHAFGPLACNRVELKTDARNVRSQEAMRRIGATEEGTLRHHMVTASGHLRDSVYFSILLEEWPRVEAGLLAKLDR
- a CDS encoding GNAT family N-acetyltransferase: MPVIRATAQHLDALAPLFDAYRQFYRQAPDPDGARRFLAERIARGESVILLASGDGGPPTGFTQLYPSFSSVRMRRVWVLNDLFVAPEARRSGVARALMNAARDFAREDGAVSLELATERTNASAQALYDSLGYERDDAYWHYALML